In one window of Thermodesulfobacteriota bacterium DNA:
- a CDS encoding DpnI domain-containing protein produces MDLYFDISKSRGYKSPSQIARVLTEDWGRRNLFCASCSRNSLVSSKDNTKVHDYACGCCGETYQLKSQRNPLGNKFVDSAYLPMIESIRENRAPNLLLLHYHPTERCAENLIIVPRFFLSESCIEARKPLSEFARRAGWVGCNIVLKQLPPDGRIPIIRDRQAMNKGLVRREFSRFRFLLEKRSELRGWTSDVLKVVRDLGEREFSLEQVYSREDELSRLHPHNSHIRAKIRQQLQLLRDKGVVKFLGNGRYGLL; encoded by the coding sequence GTGGACCTGTATTTCGACATAAGTAAATCCAGGGGGTACAAAAGCCCCTCGCAGATCGCCCGCGTCCTGACCGAGGACTGGGGGAGGCGGAACCTTTTCTGCGCCTCGTGCAGCCGCAATAGCCTCGTGTCCTCGAAAGACAACACGAAAGTACACGACTACGCTTGCGGGTGCTGCGGCGAAACCTACCAATTGAAGAGCCAGCGGAATCCGCTTGGAAATAAGTTCGTGGATTCAGCTTATCTCCCGATGATAGAATCCATTCGGGAAAACCGCGCTCCGAACCTGCTCCTTCTGCATTATCATCCCACGGAGCGCTGCGCGGAAAACCTTATTATCGTCCCCAGGTTTTTTCTATCCGAATCGTGCATAGAGGCGAGAAAGCCGCTTTCGGAATTCGCTCGCCGCGCGGGCTGGGTGGGCTGCAATATAGTCCTTAAGCAGCTCCCGCCTGACGGAAGGATCCCTATTATAAGAGATAGGCAGGCAATGAACAAAGGCCTGGTGAGGCGGGAGTTCAGCAGGTTCAGATTCCTGCTCGAAAAGAGGAGCGAGCTACGGGGCTGGACCTCGGACGTGCTTAAGGTCGTAAGGGATTTGGGAGAAAGAGAGTTCAGCCTCGAACAGGTATATTCCCGTGAGGATGAGCTTTCAAGGCTTCACCCGCATAACAGTCATATAAGGGCCAAAATCCGCCAGCAGCTCCAGCTTCTGAGGGACAAGGGGGTTGTGAAGTTCCTCGGAAACGGGCGTTATGGCCTCCTCTAA
- a CDS encoding deoxyguanosinetriphosphate triphosphohydrolase, translating into MAKAQNYIEAESRRLQPYAAWSGATRGRRHAEAEHPFRTPFQRDRDRIIHSHAFRRLEYKTQVFVYHEGDHYRTRLTHTIEVAQISRTIARALGLNEDLAEAIALAHDLGHPPFGHTGEDALNHLMEGHGGFEHNGQSLRIVEELERKYPGFNGLNLTYEVREGIVKHSSEHDRPGRNSEYDGGSSASLEAQIVDIADEIAYNNHDIDDGLSSDMLEIDSLREVALWKEHFEEVKALYPGEDRRILVSQTIIRIINAQVTDLVGIIIKAITDEGIGSIDDVRARGANIAGFSPEMDAKNRELKRFLKANLYNHHRVIRMADKARRILRNLFTVYMREPKLLPPKTCMEIERHGKERVICDYIAGMTDRFALDEFKKLWDPYERV; encoded by the coding sequence ATGGCAAAGGCCCAGAATTACATCGAGGCGGAATCAAGGAGGCTTCAGCCCTACGCGGCCTGGAGCGGGGCTACAAGGGGCAGGAGGCACGCGGAGGCCGAGCACCCGTTCAGGACCCCATTCCAGAGGGACAGGGACCGGATAATCCACTCCCACGCCTTCAGGCGGCTCGAATACAAGACCCAGGTCTTCGTCTACCACGAGGGAGACCACTACCGGACGCGGCTTACGCACACCATCGAGGTGGCCCAGATATCCCGGACCATCGCGCGCGCCCTCGGCCTTAACGAAGACCTTGCCGAGGCCATAGCCCTGGCCCACGACCTAGGGCACCCGCCCTTCGGCCACACGGGCGAGGACGCGCTAAACCACCTGATGGAAGGGCACGGCGGCTTCGAGCACAACGGGCAGAGCCTCCGCATAGTGGAGGAGCTTGAGAGGAAATACCCGGGCTTCAACGGCCTCAACCTCACCTATGAAGTGCGGGAAGGGATCGTGAAGCACTCTTCCGAGCACGACCGGCCCGGCCGCAATTCCGAATACGACGGCGGGAGCTCCGCCTCGCTCGAAGCCCAGATAGTGGACATAGCCGACGAGATCGCCTACAACAACCACGATATAGACGACGGCCTCTCGTCCGACATGTTGGAAATCGACTCCCTCAGGGAAGTGGCGCTCTGGAAGGAGCACTTTGAAGAGGTGAAGGCCCTTTATCCCGGAGAGGACCGGAGGATACTCGTCTCCCAGACCATAATAAGGATAATCAATGCGCAGGTTACCGACCTCGTGGGGATCATCATTAAGGCCATAACCGACGAGGGCATCGGCTCTATCGATGACGTGAGGGCGCGCGGGGCGAACATCGCGGGCTTCAGCCCGGAGATGGACGCCAAAAACCGGGAGCTTAAGAGGTTTTTGAAGGCCAACCTCTACAACCACCACAGGGTGATAAGGATGGCGGACAAGGCCCGGAGGATATTAAGGAACCTCTTTACGGTCTACATGAGGGAGCCGAAGCTGCTGCCGCCCAAGACCTGCATGGAAATAGAGAGACACGGCAAGGAAAGGGTGATCTGCGACTACATAGCAGGCATGACGGACAGGTTCGCGCTGGATGAGTTCAAGAAACTGTGGGACCCGTACGAGAGGGTTTAG
- a CDS encoding Slp/YeaY family lipoprotein has product MRTLVLILAVAVLAGCSVMPRGVLKAVDRDITLDQVQANPDRYLGSNVLWGGIILGAENLEDATEIEVLETKLGFDERPGNGTSRGRFIIRARGFLDTNIYSKDKRITVAGTVRAVEMRRIGRMEYPYPVLEPIEVRIFDPIEDRYVYQDPFFYGPFYPYGPYGPFHPFNPYYPFGPRRPYYPYPFFP; this is encoded by the coding sequence ATGAGAACTCTCGTCCTCATCCTGGCAGTTGCGGTGCTTGCGGGCTGCTCGGTCATGCCCAGGGGCGTCCTGAAGGCCGTGGACCGCGATATCACGCTCGACCAGGTCCAGGCCAACCCCGACCGCTATCTCGGCTCGAACGTCCTCTGGGGCGGCATAATCCTCGGCGCCGAAAACCTCGAGGACGCTACAGAGATAGAGGTGCTTGAGACGAAACTCGGGTTCGACGAGCGCCCCGGTAACGGAACATCAAGGGGCAGGTTCATAATCCGGGCGAGGGGCTTCCTCGACACCAACATCTACTCCAAGGACAAGCGGATAACCGTTGCCGGTACCGTAAGGGCCGTCGAGATGAGGAGGATAGGCAGGATGGAATACCCCTATCCGGTCCTCGAGCCCATAGAGGTACGGATTTTCGACCCGATCGAGGACAGGTACGTTTACCAGGACCCCTTCTTCTACGGGCCGTTTTACCCATACGGTCCCTACGGGCCCTTTCATCCCTTTAACCCCTACTACCCGTTCGGCCCGAGGCGGCCTTACTATCCCTACCCGTTCTTCCCTTAA